Within the Phoenix dactylifera cultivar Barhee BC4 unplaced genomic scaffold, palm_55x_up_171113_PBpolish2nd_filt_p 000529F, whole genome shotgun sequence genome, the region AACCAGACTGGAAAGAGCGCTAACGGTATAACGGATAAGAGTACCAGTAGTTCTGAGTCTCATTCCCCAGAGTAAAAGGAAGAGATAGGGAATTTTTGTTTGCTTTTCCTGTTTGCTACCTAATAAGCAATTTACTCTTTGTTTGATATTCTTTCAAGGAAGGATCCATACGATCATATTGGCTCTATagctcttctattttttttgtccCTTCTCAGCTGCTCTGATTCGAAAGTGTTTACAAGTTTAAAGGAAAAAATGGTTACGAACTCAATCTTCCTTCCGGGTTTGAAACTCCGATTTACTCCTTGATCTAAAGTCCACAATCCCAACAAATTCTCTTCCATCAAGAAGAGGTTCTTTCTCTCACGTAATTTCGCCCGCCCATTCCACTTCCGTGCCGGAGGAAATGGGATTCGAACCCATGATACAATCTTCTTGTATGTCGATTTAGCAAACCAATGCCTTCAAGATTGTAATCTCACAACATGCTTGATGTATAAAGCACCATTGAACTATAACCCCCATGTTCTGCTAGTGTAATTTATCCAATCATTTGCCAACTAGTGGAATTTTGGTAAATCCTACATCAACAATGCATGCCATTGTTCTTTACTCATTCATGTTAGTTCTTCAAGTAACGTGGGTAAGTAACATGGATCTGTGGTTTCTCATGTTTCAAATTTGACCCGCAAGTGGATCTCTGAGCCTTTTCCCATTTTTCTAAGTCCAGTCCAGTAATTTTTCATTCGCCAGCTCGGATTTGAAGCAAGCTCAAGTGCATAGTGAACTCAATTTTatccttttcaattttttaatccAACACCACCATTAGTTTTTTTACTTCTTGTCTttgttaaaataataatattgaaGTGGTTTGTTTGGCAAATATATAATTTCCAATTACTCTACCATCCTCTCTTTCTCTATGTTATCTTCTCAATCATGTGCAATTTCCATTTGACACAATCCCGCAAATATTTTTTATCAAGAAATCCTACTACAAATAGGTTCTATTTAAATCTTGAATTAGACATTTCTATTAAGTATTAAACACAGTTCTGATGAAAATTTATGGCTTTGGGAGTCATGTTAGGATTGTCATGGGATATAATGTAGTTTAGCGAGCAAGTACTTGAAGTGCTTTCAACTGTGCTATGCACACTAATGGGGGCTGCGAATAATTTAGGAGTCATGTTAGGATTGTCATGGGATATAATGTAGTTTAGCGAGCAAGTACTTGAAGTGCTTTCAACTGTGCTATGCACACTAATGGGGGCTGCGAATAACATCTAACAACTTCTGCAAATTGTGCTTTGCGCTAATTTTTATAGGAGTCATGTTAGGATTGTCATGGGATATAATGTAGTTTAGCGAGCAAGTACTTGAAGTGCTTTCAACTGTGCTATGCACACTAATGGGGGCTGCGAATAACATCTAACAACTTCTGCAAATTGTGCTTTGTGCTAATTTTTATGGTGGATAATAGGGATAATGAAAGCAATTTTGGGTGTAAAGCTGTGAAAAACTCCAATATATCTGTACTTTTCAGAGAGGGAAAGAGATTTAGTTTACATTTTCCCAAACATAGGCCAATGTATCATTTTCTTTACAGCGAAATACTAGGGCTTCTTGGAGCACATCATCCATATCTAGATGATAAGGCAGAATTCCACCGAAAATTATTGATTAAGATGATGGTAATTTTAGCAACCCGCAAGCATGATGTTTCATATGATCAATTCGTAAACAAAGAGCTTCACCAAAGATTGAATAAGAGCAACAAGAAATTATTTAACATGAAAAAGGAAACTCCTACTGTGCTGGTTCCATCAGTTAACAATGGATTACTGTGGTTCAATTAAGTAATAAAAGTGTAAGGAGATATTTGAGCAAACATAAACATGCCACAAGCATAACTATACAGTCTAAGTCAGCTCGTGGCTCTAACCATTCTGAAATGTGTATTATGTAAAGACCGTGGATGCAATTCTCAGGGCTTATTGGATCAGATTAGTGGTCCCTGTTGCTTGCATTGCGCAGTTAGGAGTgtcgagaaaaaaaaagaaaagaaaagactcaatgtttcctcttcttttttatgTCTTTACTTTGTTCATTCTCATATTTTGTTTCCTtaacatttctttattctgtATTATTCGCTGTACTTATTCTATGGAACTTTTGAGCTTTTCCTGTattcttctaatttttattattcttttttttatttgtacttTTCATCCATTTACTATTTTAAATTCATACAGTCTATACATGTTTTATTTTCCATTTtaagtttattttattttgttttgaatATGTACCTCTACTTTGCACTTTTAGTTCTTCATACTTTGGTTCGAATCTTCTATTTTTATCATTCAGctcttttttactttctttcctGTTTTATCTTTGTTTTGTACTTTTAGTTTAATTTTTCCATAGATTCACTTGTGTGTGTTCTATTTTACTTTTTCTATATATCTTAGAGTCAAATCTATTGTCAACAGTATGTTATGCCTTttctaatttttgttatttttattttttctttcttatatttttatatacatTTCACTTTAGATTTTCTTCGTTACTCACTCTACTCCATCTCTTTACCTTCAGTGATATTGTTTTAATTTCTCTTATGTGTTTTTCATGCATTTTGTATTTGCAATCTTATCTACTTttgttttgatttattttattttggtttaTTGATTTAGTAATTTTCAGTTTGTTCTTTTTACTTTGGATTTCTAGTTCTACATAATTTGGTTTGTGTATTCTGTTTTTATGTTTAGTTTTGTCCTTTAGTTTTTTTCTTTAGATTCTTTGATGTGTTTGTTGTGTTATTTTAGTTGTTTTTGTCTATTATAACTTTGCTAATATGTATTTTCCATTTTTGTATTTTGTGTATTTTGTCTTCTAGCTTCTAATTCTAGTAAACTTCCAGACTAttacttttgtttttttcttatatttctattttcttacattatattttgtaaacttttttttgttttacttatAGTTTGATCATTTGAGTTTTGTGATTATGCCTTAATttctttttcctatttttttaatttgtacTTTTAAATCTGTTCTGCATTTTCAGGTTTATAGTACTCTCCATGttggtttattttttttatgatttagTCTTTCATGAattggttttatttttttcaattgtTTAGttcactttttatttttttcttattccgTATGTGTTCTTTtacattttttgtttttgtttttctgttttgcaTACTGTTATATTTTCTTTGGCTTTTTTGAGACCAGGACGGGATAATCCCCACCTGCTATCCCATCCCACCCCATTTCACCTAGGTCGGAGCATAGGCCCCTGTGTAGGCTGAACCACTGCTTGCAAAACCGAGAAAGTTAATTAATCAGGGGTCGAAAGGGGAGCCCGAGACTATCTAGAATCGGAACCCTGATATCTTTGTTATCAAGCAAGAGAATGTACCATCTGAACTAAAGTTTTTGGTGGTTACGTATGCtattatattttcatttctACTTTTATCATAGTCTCATATTTTCTACTTttcatttttattctttatttttatttgtaatttttaatttttctatctGTTTCAGTTTTTTGTTTACCCTGAGCTTGGTGTTGTAAATGCCCCATTGGGGCTGTTCCTCAGAATAATTAAGATATCTACATCTTATAATGCCCCAATTTTCGGGATGCCCtcaaaatcatcattaatttcATTGGTCTTCTCCTGGcattaataaatttttagtaGATTCCCTGTTGAACACTGGTGTCATGTGCCCTGACCAGATCTGTCCACTTGACACATCACACTTccaaaatttctcaaaaaaattgcATTTGCCCAAGCATTGGCAATATGGTACTCATTTAAAAGGGCGCTGAATCGAGAATCTAATGCTTTTTAGTGAATGCAAGATTTCAACTTTATGGTAGAGAGTAATAGCCATTTGTTTGACAGCTGTGCAAATTTATGCTGAAATTACATGGGAATAGGtatatttggtcaatttgaaCCTAGTTTGAATCAGGGATGTGCTAGCACGAGTTTGAGTGGTTTCTAGAGGTTCGTAATTCTCTCAAATTCTTCTTGAGTCTCTCGAACCATATTCAGAGCAGAGGCCTATGGGCCATGATTTAGGTATTGCTGTCAAAAACTGAGACCTGAGTTTTCATATTGATCTTACATGCATAATAGGacacattttgattggaccaCCTGGACCTGATCAGATGCAACCCATATATGTAATCATAtcagaaaactaaaaaaaatttgcCTGGATTTTGATCAGAAAAAATAGAGCCAATCAAAGGAGATACTCTTATCAACAAACTAAAGATAAGAAACCAATGATGGATATCGGGAGTTTGCCAAACAGAGGAAAAGGTGATTTCAACATAAAGGTTATTTTAAGATGCTTTGATTTTGACTTTATTTGGGAGCAGCATGAGCAGCGTAATTAGGATAAAGTTGCCATGTCTGAAGAAAAGCTGAAGCTGATGGAGAAGTTGGACAACTATACTGAGCATAATCTCTGAGTCTGGAAAGATAATTTGGATCCCCTTGATGGGGGCTTGGCATTAGATTCTTCTCAACAGCAGAGGTATCACTGGAGATAACACTGAAACTGATCAAGTGATAATGAACTTAACTGCATTTTTTGTTGTAGTTTAGGAATACAAGACACACACAGAGAATAGGTATTCAAGTTAAGAAGAGATTCATACTGGATATGTAGTATGGGTAGGCAAAAGAAGTGCATTGCCTAAAATTATATATCAGAATTAGCAATAaggtatcaaaaagaaaaattaccaAGATCATCTATTACATGATTTATGTCATCGGTTTCTGTGGTTTAATACTCAGATGAATTATAAAATCATTAAAGAATAAACACAAAAGATTTCCGTACACAATGTGTTATACAAATGATCACATGCATAACTTTATATTAAGGAGTCACTGGATGGATAATTGCGGCACATGTAAGAGATCAAATGAAAATGTTCGACTTGCTGATTTTGTGAACATTGCTTATATTGGTAATAGCCATTGTTCTGAAAACATAGTCATGATGACTGCCACGGTGGTTACCATGCTAATTTTGGGCCTAAACCACCATGCCTTGGTCCATGGTCGCCTGGCATGGCAGCCAGGTATGGGGCAGCCTATATAGCGTGTAAAACCCGATGTGGTGCTGCTGTATCAGGTGATATAGCGGATGCTTCCCGTAGTAAAATGGGGATCTCTTTTAAGTGAACCAGATGGCTCAATCGGTTGGCTTGAGGTCTATTATAAAAAGATTAGTCTGTTCGACAATGTGCATCAGTTGTCTCTTTTCAAGCCCTAGTTAACATACGGAAATggaggaagaaaaagggaaggaggaagaaggggttCTGCGACCGGTCAATACCAGACCTCCATTGTTGATGtacaagtatttttttttttttaatttcttcctctctttccccctTAAAAAGTAACAAATACTCTTCTTCGGAATGGTATGCCGTACTGGTTCGAATTGGACGGTATGGGGCAtaccgtaccggttcggtattGGTATTCGGTACGGATGGCGTACTGATATTCGatacgccaaaaaaatttcgtaccatACTATACTGACACTGTGCCAGTAttgcaccggtacggggtctgGTATCAAGATGGTGAACCTTGTTTCTTCCCTTTTGCttacctcctccctctccttaaCCTTTATGCGGACCAGATTCTGAGCCAAAGCAGAGGAGGCAAGACATCCtcacttctttttccttttcttgccCAAAAACATGCAGTGTCTGGTTTCAACTCATTGTGGCAGCAGATCAAAACTGTTTCATTCCCCTGTTCCCTTCTGTTATGGCAAAACAGATAACAGCAGATTGCGAAGTAATCAGTCATTGACTCTCATAGTCTTGCACATCAAAATCACCCTCTATTTTTCCCCTGTTTTTTTCTCTGcttcaatttcttttttctttctttttccccctTTCTCTGCTCAATGCTGATTCCCCCTCCTTCATTCTCTTGTTTTCTGCTGATTCCTATCACCAGTGGGTCTGGTCACAAGCCCACGCTCAGAGGAAGTTATAAAGAGGAGAGGGACAGAAAAGATGAGGAAGGAgatagaaaaaaagagaagaaacagaGGACTTTATGGATTGGTCTTTTCAAAGTTTGCATTTAGCTTGCTATATTTTAAGCTTTTAGCATTTCTCTCTGCTATTGTTTTAATTTCGATGGGAAATACGACTACTTGGTTCAAAACAGTTACTGAActcaataataaaattaataaaagttgTTCTAAAATAAGTAACAGTTTAATTTGTTAATTACTAGTTTTACTACTTTGTCATTGAATGACTAAACCTTAAATTAGATGGTGAAATGCTCATATATTATGCTTATCGTTAATTCCTTATATGCTGATATaaccattatttttttttccggcACTTCTTATCCTGTATCAATGTTCAATATGTTGTTCTTATTTCTCGTTTCTTATCCCACTATAGTGCATCGGAGAGCTACTTGTTTGAGTTGATAGTGGGTCCTCACATTGTATGGATGTAGACATGATGATTTTTACATTAAATTATGCATCTCAACTTTCATCTTTCATAACTCTCTGATATTTCGTAGCTTCGTGATTGATAGTTCTTCTTGGCATTTTTTGCATCAGGCTCATATGAAATATTGGCTAGTTGATACTTAGAAAATATTAATGTCTTAATAGCCTGCATTGGGTATAGAATGTCCACCATGGGTGCCCACCATCTGCCTTCTAGAACTTGTTTGATTTGCgggaagaggagggaggaaagTGGGGTCAACAGGAATATGAAGAAATACttcatgtttggttggagttttcaaatgagagagatgaaaaaatagttttcttATGGAAATAAGATTTCCACAtttcatagaaaagaaaaactcatgTGGGACATGGAAAAATTCAATTTCCACTGGTTGGGAATTGGGctaatctttttttaaaagTGCCTTTAAGCTTTTAAATAGAATGGGGTAAGGTTTTtccttttattaagggcataacagGTATTTTATACAATATTTTCcgaaaagtagatgctcaaccaaatataagtcacTCTGAAATGTGCTACTTTtttatggtcaaccaaacataaaaaAATCACTTTTTCAGGTATCATATATCCAGGCATCAGCTTTCCAAAAAAAGCATTCCAATGAGAAACAAATTTTTCCATGAACCAAACGAGTTCTTAGTATATTGGTAATAGCATAAAATAGGAATTTGATTGCTCTACCCAATACCTGACATGACCtgatagtggagaaagagggtCCACTTGCCACAATTTTGGAAGGATGCCCTGACCAGTTATGTCGCTAGAGGGCAAAAAAGCTGGTTTAAAATGATGATATTGACCATTCAATTTGAGGATGATTGTAAGTGTTTTACATGCTATATGCTCATGACATCAGCTACTGCAGTGACCAAAATATTATCATCTAGAAACACAATACCGTAAAATTTTCAAGTTTGAGTTCGGTAGAAGAACATTTATAAAGCTTGAAAAGACAATATGTTGGTACTTCATTCTTCTGCTAGTAATATCTATGGATATATGTCTATATAAAAGGAAGCTAGGGTGTCTTCACATTTTGCTTAGCTAATGGTAAATCCTTGATGGAGATGAACGGATGCTTTGGAGCTCTGAAATGTTGTTCAGTGGAGACAAGTTTCTCCATGCAACTCATAGCAGTCTTGTCACTATGACTAAGAAGGAACTTGGTCGGGTGTAGTAGTTTTTGTTTTCCCCGTGTGAGTTCAATCATGAGAATATCTTGTAACTGGTatgattttttctttaattctGACTTTCTTCAGTCCTGAAGTATGTACCAAGTTTACAATGCCATGCATTCCAACTCTCaacctttttataaaaatattttttcttttattcttttctcaaaCTTGCAAGATCCAGATATGCAAATTTGTGGTTGAGATCCtgcaattatcatcttttgaaAATCTTACTTCTGGTGGGTTGCAGCCGTCTGCTGCTAGTTTATTTTTTCCATGTTCTCTATATTTATACACCCATTATGGTACACCATTGATATGGTAAAACACTGCATAAAACCAAACCAACTTTCACTTTAGTATGACAGCATATCGCCATACTTGTCTGTGTAATCACAATCCTGTGGCTCTTAAGCAATCACCATTGTTAATGGTTGGTACAATTTTGTTCCTCACCACTATTCTTATCGGCAAGTAGCATGGGATGTTATATAGCTAAAATAATCCAGTTTCTCTTAATGATTTTCCAGTTTATTGGTTCTTTGTCTTGTTTCAGTGCTTTTCTCTTTGACATTCTTGTCAAAGCTCTCTAAAATTGTGATTCAAGTCACCTGATGGTGCGAATGCATACTTATCCCAAAAATGTCATGTTTTACTAAAACTATATTTCTTATGTGCTGACGTTACATTCTTCCTAGTTTTATTGCTGTTAAGCTTTCTAATGTgtaaatagaatttttttctcttttgtcaTAACTCATCATAGCAAGTATCATACACTATATAGCAAGGTTTGCCATCTTGGTACCAGATCTTGTACTAGTACCATCATATTACAGTGTTGGCATGCGGCATGGTACGAAACGGCGAGACGTACTGAGTATTGGTACGGTACAAGACTACATACAGATTCAGTACCAGTACGGGTATGGTACATCCGGTACGGTATAGTACCGACTGGTACGGTTATTATTCTTTTGGGCTCATTTGCATCAAGTATTTTTTACACCTTATTGATTTTCGCTATGTTTGAAATAAAGCAATGAAATGAGAAGTAAATATGCATTAATTTTGATGCATTCAGGTTCTGTCCATCATGTAAGAATTGTGCCGTTCTAATATGTGGCATCTATTTATTTGGCTAGGTTCTTATGCTGGATAGCTACCATGGACTATGGTATAGATATCGGATCCTCTAGTTTTCCCACAAAATGCAAGTTGAGCAGCAGAACTGTAAGCTAGAACCAGTAACATCATGCCTCATGGcgcagagagaggggggggggggggggagggggagggtagTTATGAAAGAGAAAATGGATGTTATTTGTGAATTTCATCTTTGAACTGATTTCTGAAACTGAAACTGTTATTCTTGGTAGGTTTCATTAAAGTCATCATACAAAACTGCTCAGCTTCGACTCCTTAGCCGCCACCCTGAGGTGTATGAGCCATGTGACGACTCATTTGCCCTAGTGGATGCTCTCCTAGCTGATAGAGCAAATTTGTTGCAGCACAAGCCAAGGTTATGCATGGAAGTGGGCTGCGGGAGTGGCTATGTCATCACATCTTTGGCCCTCATGCTTGGGGAAGAAAACTTTGGAGTCCATTATTTTGCAACTGACATCAACCCACATGCTGTGGAGGTGACTCGTGCGGCACTTGAAGCTCACGGTGTACATGCAGAGATCATCACCACAAATATTGCTTCCGGGCTTCACAAACGCCTTGCTGGTATGATAGATGTGGTGGTGGTTAATCCTCCTTATGTGCCAACACCTGAAGAAGAAGTTGGCTGTGATGGGATAACTGCTTCTTGGGCTGGAGGAGAGAATGGACGCAAGGTGATAGACAGGATCCTTCCTGTTGTAGATGAGCTGCTTTCAGGTGACGGTTGGCTTTATATGGTCACCCTCACAGCCAACAATCCTTCCCAGATTTGCCGTTCAATGAGAGAAAAGGGGTATGCATCTCGAATCATTGTCCAGAGGTCGACTGAGGAGGAGAGCCTCCATGTTATCAAGTTTTGGCGTGAAGATATTGCAGAGATGGAGGGGGCCAGAGCTGTTGCATCGGGATCTGAGTCGTGGTTATCGCAATTTCCTCTTAGATCCTTCTGGCGTGGTAATAATGGGAGAAGTGGCTGAATTGAGGATAATGAATTCATGGACCTCTAAACTTGGTATCTGTAGTTACCAGATACATATGAAGCACTGCTTGGATGCACTGTAAATTGAATGGTctcagtgaatctagtaaatTCAGTACGTGATTAAATTTGTCACCATTTCAGTTTCAGCTTCAGTTTGAGTGTACTATGTATTTAAGCTTGCTACCAGGTATATGTGAAGTATTTTTTGGACACATTGTTAACTGAGCAGCCTCAATGTGTCAGTGAACCATAGACTCTTGTGAATTCTGGAGGTATCTGAGTTTGTTACCGTTTCAGTTTCTATTTTAGATTGAGTGTAATATGGCCGTGTAAATGTTCTGATGTTGTACGTTTCTCTTTCAGTTCAATGGATTTCAATTCAATTGAGATAACTTACTGCTGTTCATTTGATGTGAGTTGAACTGATTTTACTTCACTTTTTTATGTTCAAGTGATTCTGACATATTTATTAATGTACAATTTCTTTTAGTACATTCATTTGTGCAGTTCATATATCTCTCAATTAAATTATTCGTCctcaactcttgcatcggtgaATCCCTAAAAGAGAAAGGTAAGTTGGCTGACAATTTGATTCTCATTACGTGGATACTTCACTACAAAATTACCTAAGTACATGAACTCTCCTTACATGTTCTCAGTCCCCAAAAGGGCCAAAACATTGAATTGAATCCCCCTCATACATATCTATCCTTTAAAGATCCCTTAATATGCCAACAATGCATTCAACCTGAGACTCCATTGGCATGGACCCCAAAACCCCTCCATAAACCACCATTAAGGCGAGCCATTTAAGATGAGTTGGGCTTTGAGATTCCAACCTAAAGTCAAAATGCACTCGCAACCATCTAAGAAGCCAGTATACGTGGGGTCAAGTGCTTCCTGTTTGCTTGGCTGCTCTAGAGCTTACGCTGATGCTTCCGATTACACTGGATGAGCCATTAATGATCCCTTTCTCCTGTTCATCTTGTAGGCAGATCATGCCAATTTAAATAACTACAACCCTGATTACCTGGAACACCAGGTTGAGATCAGAGATTCGACTGAAAGTTTAGAGAGCAATCGAGAAAATTGGAGCACCGTTAATATACCAGGTTGAGATCAGAGATTCTTGACCTGTTTTTCCACAAATGTTCCAAATATAATGATTCTTCTAACatcattaataaaaatcatatttattttaattaaaaataaaataaaattttaaaaatacttTTTTATTCTCCATTATGAttgccttataaatatttttttttcacatctatccattaaaaatattttagttattttaatttaaaattaataattttttaatgatgttagatggtgtgtgtatatatacaaaaataaagataaaaaaatagaataataaaaCAAGTAAGATATAGataaaaatatcaattttgaaaaaatattcatacaaagttcaatatttataaaaatattaatgcaaaaaaaaaatccaactaaAAAGCTTTTCCGAGTGCACCTTGGGCAAAGCCGAAAGGGACGAGAGCAGTTTTTCCTAAAGCCTGGCATAATTGGTGCCACAGATATCATAACAATTCTTCTAATGGATAGGACTGGAATCGCCACGGCAGCACAAACATTCAAGGATGACAAAATATCCTGAGCCAAAGTCCAGCAACCCATCATCATCATGTAGAGCCATTGATGTTAGGTTTCCCATGATCAGCAATGCCTTCAGCACATTATCCGCTTTTCTTACCGTATCTTTCAACCTCAATAGTGTATCAGATTGTTTAATCTGATTAATTACATTCTCTCTGTCATAAATTCAAGACAAGTTAAAAATTTTGCAGACatgaattcttctttttcatgctTTTGCCCCTTCATCACCCGCAAGAACGTGGCTTCCCACGAATGCTATTTGAAAACAGCGCAAGGTGACGAGAGGCTAAACTTGTACAATAATTTACATGAGAAACGAACATATACAACTGTATCATCAAAAAACTCAGACACGATAAATCATCCCTACCTCCAGAGTGGATGCATGAGGGATGCCAACTGCATAAGCCGGACACCTGCTATTCCTGCTCAAAAAATCATACCCTAGATCGATCGCCAGCCTCTTGATCCAACCTGAGCCACTCTTTGCCCTGACGTAGGAACGCCCAAGGATGAAGGCCGTCCCTGCTTCCCTTGCCTCCATCAAATCCTGAAGCTCCTCCCTCACCCCGCCATCCATCTGCGGGCTCTCGGGCAGCACAAACCTCACCTTTTTCCTCGTCGCAATCACCGGCGATTGTATCTCTCTAGAATCTGAAGGGCCGGCCGCATCCGCTGGCTCCACATCGACCTCGCCAAAACGGACTCCAGCTCCAACAACAGCCattctctcttcatccttctcagGCTCTTCCGCTATGCCATTGGCTTCAGAAGCCCCTGACCTTATGAACTCTGCTATGCTGCAAACCAAGTCCGTCTCGAACTCCAAGTCGTCCTTGTGGACATCATGGTATCCATAGCGGACGATGCACCTATAGAGCCTGTGCTTCT harbors:
- the LOC103699203 gene encoding methyltransferase N6AMT1-like isoform X3, whose protein sequence is MQVSLKSSYKTAQLRLLSRHPEVYEPCDDSFALVDALLADRANLLQHKPRLCMEVGCGSGYVITSLALMLGEENFGVHYFATDINPHAVEVTRAALEAHGVHAEIITTNIASGLHKRLAGMIDVVVVNPPYVPTPEEEVGCDGITASWAGGENGRKVIDRILPVVDELLSGDGWLYMVTLTANNPSQICRSMREKGYASRIIVQRSTEEESLHVIKFWREDIAEMEGARAVASGSESWLSQFPLRSFWRGNNGRSG
- the LOC103699203 gene encoding methyltransferase N6AMT1-like isoform X2 — translated: MDYGIDIGSSSFPTKCKLSSRTVSLKSSYKTAQLRLLSRHPEVYEPCDDSFALVDALLADRANLLQHKPRLCMEVGCGSGYVITSLALMLGEENFGVHYFATDINPHAVEVTRAALEAHGVHAEIITTNIASGLHKRLAGMIDVVVVNPPYVPTPEEEVGCDGITASWAGGENGRKVIDRILPVVDELLSGDGWLYMVTLTANNPSQICRSMREKGYASRIIVQRSTEEESLHVIKFWREDIAEMEGARAVASGSESWLSQFPLRSFWRGNNGRSG
- the LOC103699203 gene encoding methyltransferase N6AMT1-like isoform X1; this encodes MVHPVRYSTDWFLCWIATMDYGIDIGSSSFPTKCKLSSRTVSLKSSYKTAQLRLLSRHPEVYEPCDDSFALVDALLADRANLLQHKPRLCMEVGCGSGYVITSLALMLGEENFGVHYFATDINPHAVEVTRAALEAHGVHAEIITTNIASGLHKRLAGMIDVVVVNPPYVPTPEEEVGCDGITASWAGGENGRKVIDRILPVVDELLSGDGWLYMVTLTANNPSQICRSMREKGYASRIIVQRSTEEESLHVIKFWREDIAEMEGARAVASGSESWLSQFPLRSFWRGNNGRSG
- the LOC103699203 gene encoding methyltransferase N6AMT1-like isoform X4; its protein translation is MVSLKSSYKTAQLRLLSRHPEVYEPCDDSFALVDALLADRANLLQHKPRLCMEVGCGSGYVITSLALMLGEENFGVHYFATDINPHAVEVTRAALEAHGVHAEIITTNIASGLHKRLAGMIDVVVVNPPYVPTPEEEVGCDGITASWAGGENGRKVIDRILPVVDELLSGDGWLYMVTLTANNPSQICRSMREKGYASRIIVQRSTEEESLHVIKFWREDIAEMEGARAVASGSESWLSQFPLRSFWRGNNGRSG